The DNA sequence CTGAATGATCAGCCCCTGGTTCCCGGCTTCACCATAGATCCAGAGCTCATTGATCGCCCCGCCGGAAATACTGCGACTGACCTGTGTTGGCGCTCCCAGTGCTTTCTTAACCTGATCCCGGTTCATGCCGGCGACCACAGTACCGTTGCGAATCGCCTTGCGAATCGGGTCGTCGCGAAACTCCTTAACTTCCTGGGGATCGAGCCATTTATCTTCATGCAACATATACCCCAGCCGTCCCAGCATGGTTGCGGTTTCCGTCGATTTGGGATTCAGTTCCCAGGCCTGCAGCAGAAGTTTAACTGCCCCGGGCCTGTTCCCCGTCAGCTCCATCAGGTCGCGGGCCACACTCACGCGGCCATCCGCATCGCCGGGCTCAAGTTTCTTCCGACGGGCTTCCACCCAGTTTTCCAGGGTCTGCTTCGCTTTGGTCTGATCGCCGCGCTGCTGGTATTCTTTCGCCAGATCCAGAACGTACTGTCGGGGGAGTTCGTCAATCCGATGGAAGTCAAAGCTGAGCTGCATCTGCTCATACTGTCTGGCAAGGTCAGGTCGTTCGGGCAGCTGTTTTTTGATATCTGCGGCGATCTTGAAGCCGTTACTCCCCCCTTCAGCGAGTCCTTTGAGAATCTGATCGAGCACAATCTGTGAATAGAACCAGCGAAACATCTGCTGCCGCTGCTCCGGGTTTGCTTTTTGAAACTCGGCCACCTGGTCTGCGAGATAGCGTTTGCGTTCAGCCGGCTGATCGGCTTTGAGCGGGGTAATACTTTTGGGAAACAGTTTGATCAGCTGCGCGCGGACGGGGTCCGCATTGGAATCTTTCTGTTTTTTCAGCTGTTCCCATTCGAGAACCAGGGCTTCGTGCCGGTAGGCCTCTGCCAGCCGGGGATCCAGTTTGAATTCCTGTGCCTTCTCAGCCAGTTTCATCAGGTTCTCCGGCTGCTTGACCCGCAGCTGGCTGTATTCGGCTTCGACGCCTCTGCGAAATGCATTGAGTGCTTTCTGTTTGAGTTCCTCGTCGTTATAAAACTCAGCCCGCTGCTGTCCCCAGTTCGCGAGTTCATACCAGTCGCGGGGATCACTCAAATCGATTTTGGATTGTTCGGTAACGAAATGCTCCAGGTCGCCCGGTAATTTTTTGAGCGATGTAATCTTAAACAGCAGCCGTCCGTTCTCGCGGGCCAGTTGACCGGTCACTTCCACATTCTGAAAGCTGTCATCCAGCCGGGGCACCTTCCCGGCAAAGTAGAAGGGGATCGGGCAGTTACGGAACCGCATTGACAGCGAGTTGTACGTTGAAACGCGTCCTTCCAGCGTCTGCGTCACGCCCAGCAGTTTATTCCATTGTTCGCGCTGACTCACAAAGTTCTGGATACTGCGGTCGGCGGCGAAGACATCACCCGTGCCGATCAACGACAGGCAGAACATAGACAGACAGCAGGTGTGTATCAGGCGTTGCATCACAGGGCACGCTCCAGAAATAGAGTTTGTTGCTTGAGCAGTTTTTCGACATGGCCCCGGTCGTGATATTCATCGAAGGGAATGCCCAGTTGCTCATACAGATTCAGGTGTGACCAGAGAAATGCGGTTTTGCCGTCGAGCAGAATCACGCCGGACGCAGGCTGATTTTGATCCTGCTCAAAGGTCTTCATCTGCGCGGCGAAAATCAGCGGCTCACCGGGGTGCCTTTCGACATACTCACGAAATGACGGGTCGACCAGATCCAGATTCAACGTGTATTCATCCAGCATCACCGGAAAATTGAGCCGGTATCGAGGTCCTGCTTCCTCTTTACCGTAGGAGACGGGAGAGAGCGTGGTTTCAAATATGAGCCAGCTGCCTTCATAACGAATGTCAAACAGGGACTGCCAGCCTTTAAGATCCTGTTCCTTGATCTGAGTGACCGCTTCTTCAGCGATGTCAAACAGCGGAGCCCCCGCCTGGCGGTTCAGTGCATCCAGTTCCCGCGCGGTCTGCTGCACGTCGTATGCCTGACGGTCATGCCTGCCCAGTATATCCACGGCTTCAGACGCCTGTTGATATGCACTGTTCGCCCCGACCAGATCTCCCTCTTCCATCAGTTTTTGTCCGGCTTCGGATGCCGTTTTGAGAGTGACCTCGGCTTTCTCAATCTGACGGCTGTGCCAGATGCCGTAACCGGTGAATCCAATGATCAACACGATTCCCGCCAGGATCGCCCGAAACGGTGTGATCAGCCGGGTACGCGGGGGTGGCAGTTCAAAGGGTGAGAGCTCGGCCTGAGCGGGCTGACTGTTGTCTGTCCCCTGGCCTTTGCGGGTCGCCTGTTTCTGCTGGCGTTTCTCCCGCAGGCGCGTCACCAGCGGGGAATTCAATAAGTATTCCGTAATCCGCTGCTGGGTCGGAATCTTCTTCTTTTTCTTCCGGGACTGAAGCGGGGGATAGGTATTACGGGGCAGAATAAAATAGCTTTCGCCGCACTGCTGACAGGTATGCCTGTAGGGGGCCTTGCGTCGATATCCGGAAAGGCTCACGCCACAGACGCAGACGATCTCATACGGCTCCGGTATATCTTCTTCGCGACGCTTTGCCTTCGACGGATTTTTCAGCCAGTGTGCCATATAACCGGTACCATTTGCGAGACAGGCCCCAGGAACCTGCCGTGTCGCCGTCATGGAATGGAGAGTGCAAATCAGAATTGAAACAGTCGTAACCATTATAGACATCCCGGCTGCCGATGTCACAGGACTCTGTAGAAGAGAGCGGTTTCACGACCATTTTTGTCTGAAATTCCGGAAATGCAGCGAAATACCAGCGGGGTGACAATACCTACAATCGTCATTTTCGCGCCGAGTTACCTGACACCTTTATTTCAGAGAAATCCCTCCATTTGTGCAGGTGCCAAAGTTTGACCGACCTCTGTTTCTGAGGTATATGCCAGTAGAAATTGTATGTTTCTTTTTTGAATCATCGTCACATTTGAACTCTCTGGTTACTGCGACAGCTACGTTCCCCGCCGTACCAGCCACGTGTTTTTTTGGAGTAGCAGGATGTTAACGACCTCATCCACAGCCTCTCAGTCAGGGCAGCAGACGAGCACATCAGGGCTCGAAGTCTGCCTCGTGCCATTAACTCATCGTATTGCTCCACTCAAACTGACCACCGGTGAATATCTGATCGGTTCAGGGGCGGAATGCGCGGTCCGGCTGGAAGAACCGGGAATTGCTCCGGAACACTGTCGGCTGACAATCACCGACTTTGACGCGACGATCGAAGCCATCGATCACCGGCTGTGGGTTAACGAACGCCCCATTCGACGACTGACGTTGACGCAGGGTATGAAGCTTCTCATCGGGCCCGTGAAGTTCGAGGTCGAATCAATCGAAGAAGTGACTCCTGCCACGAAACCAGAAATAGAACCAGCGTCCGTCAATGCGCCGGCTGCTACCCGTACCCAAATTGAGATCCCGGAAGAACTGCGTGCCCTGGCTGCATTCCAGAAACAGCTCGAAGAACGTCAGCAACTCCTGAAACAGATCGAACAGGAGCAGGTTGCCCTGCAGCAGGAAATGCAGGCACAGGAAGCAGAACTGGAACAGTTGCAGGAACGCTTCACCCTGCAGCCCCCTGCTCCGCCCGAACCGGTGTCCCGCTCTGCAGAACAGGAGGACTCAATCCGTTCTTTTGATGCAGCGATCCTGGAACTGGATCAGAAACTGCAGCAGCTGGAACTTCTCAAGGAAGATGTGGCCACGGAACAGCAGCAGATCATTGTCGGTCAGCGACAACTGGAAGGTCAGCATCAACGATTACAGCGCCTGCAGCAGAATCTGAAGGACGAACGAAACAACATCACTGCGGAACAGCGCGCCCTGGTCGCAGCCTGGATCGATCTGGAACAGACGCATGCCGCCGATCGGTCTGAGCAGGAAACCGAACGTGCATGGCTGGAAGCAGATCAGTCTGCCCAACAGCATTCAACGGCTGCCGTCATCGAGATTGAGCGTGCCCTCAGAAACTGGGAACAGGATCTGGCAGAACAGCACAACCAGTTGAATAACCGGGCAGAAGATCTGGAACAGCGTCAGCAGGAAATGGAATCGAAACAACTGTCCCTGACAGAGCAGCAGCAGCAGAACCTCGATGTCGCCCAGCAGAACGCAGCTGACCAGAGCGCCCTGCAACAGGAACTGGAAACAGAGCGGGAACAACTGCAACAGGAGCGGGATTCCCTGGAAACCGCGCGACAGGAATTAGCAGCACAGCAGTCCCGAGTGGAAGCAGATACAGAGGCCTGCACGCAGCAGCAACAGGAATTGCAGTCACAACGTGAAGCCTTCGATCAGAAATCAGCGGCTCTGGAAGAATTGCAAACCGAACTCTCCCGGCAGCAGGACGAACTGACGGCCCAGCAGTCAGAACTCGAGCAGCGACAGGCGGCTCTGGAGTCTCAGGTTGAGGAACTGTCAGCAGAGCGGGCTCAACTCGAAACGCAGCAGGCAGAGCTGGCCACACAGACGGAACAGCTGAAAGCCGAGCAGAGTGAATTCGAAACTGAAAAACTCGAATGGGACAATGCCCGTACCGAACTGGAACAGGAACAACGTGAGCTGGGAGTAGCCCGCGCTGAACTGGATGATCAGCGTACCGAACTCACACAGAAAAGTGAAGAACTCGAGCAGTTACAGCAGAAGCTGAAGACACAGGAACAACTGCTGACCGACCGCGAAACAGAACTGAATCAATCAGAGGCAGAGCTGGAATCGAAACAATCTGCGTTTGAGCTTAAACAAAGCGAACTGGAGACAAATCGAAGCTCCAGTGAGGAAGAACGGGCCGCGATCACTCGGGACCGTGAAGAGCTGGAAGTGGAGCGAGAGAAATTAGAGCAGGCACAATCTACGCTGGATCAGCAACAGGATGAAATTGAGCGTCAGAAATTCGAATTGTCTGAGCGTGAGTCTGAACTGGAAGCACGGCAGCAGGAACTTGAACAACTACAGACCAGCCTGGAAGCGCAGCAGTCTTCCCTGGAAACCGCACAGACAGAATTAGAGAACACGCAGGCC is a window from the Gimesia benthica genome containing:
- a CDS encoding tetratricopeptide repeat protein yields the protein MQRLIHTCCLSMFCLSLIGTGDVFAADRSIQNFVSQREQWNKLLGVTQTLEGRVSTYNSLSMRFRNCPIPFYFAGKVPRLDDSFQNVEVTGQLARENGRLLFKITSLKKLPGDLEHFVTEQSKIDLSDPRDWYELANWGQQRAEFYNDEELKQKALNAFRRGVEAEYSQLRVKQPENLMKLAEKAQEFKLDPRLAEAYRHEALVLEWEQLKKQKDSNADPVRAQLIKLFPKSITPLKADQPAERKRYLADQVAEFQKANPEQRQQMFRWFYSQIVLDQILKGLAEGGSNGFKIAADIKKQLPERPDLARQYEQMQLSFDFHRIDELPRQYVLDLAKEYQQRGDQTKAKQTLENWVEARRKKLEPGDADGRVSVARDLMELTGNRPGAVKLLLQAWELNPKSTETATMLGRLGYMLHEDKWLDPQEVKEFRDDPIRKAIRNGTVVAGMNRDQVKKALGAPTQVSRSISGGAINELWIYGEAGNQGLIIQLSRKQRADEFKVIRIKNAAAAAGGIVPETSTVE